The Brasilonema sennae CENA114 genome includes a region encoding these proteins:
- a CDS encoding DUF4346 domain-containing protein, whose amino-acid sequence MDLTVENLAAIDDKLSQRHIDLDPGGYFIIYLNREEGLICAKHFTNVIDERGLAVDPETGKVIPAREKVERTHTTVFSGRTAKELCVKIFEETQPPPVTQLTHAAYLGREFVRSEISLVTGQDYVQD is encoded by the coding sequence ATGGATTTGACTGTTGAAAACTTGGCGGCAATTGACGATAAACTTTCTCAACGTCACATTGACCTTGACCCCGGTGGGTATTTCATTATTTATTTAAATCGGGAGGAAGGATTAATTTGTGCCAAGCATTTCACGAATGTGATTGATGAGCGTGGTTTAGCTGTTGATCCAGAAACTGGCAAGGTCATTCCAGCACGGGAAAAGGTGGAACGCACTCACACGACTGTGTTTAGTGGAAGAACGGCAAAAGAATTGTGTGTGAAAATTTTTGAGGAAACTCAGCCCCCTCCTGTGACTCAGTTAACCCATGCGGCTTATTTGGGTCGTGAGTTTGTCCGATCTGAGATTTCTTTAGTGACAGGACAAGATTATGTTCAGGATTAA
- the psb32 gene encoding photosystem II repair protein Psb32, which yields MKELLNRVYSWKKRIQRLLLPTVMVTLASFVFAASAWATGVYDMPTIKSGESTWVVDQADVISRLSEGKLNSTLENLAKQTGKEVRFVTVRRLDYGETPESFTKALFEKWFPAKEAQANQIILMIDVAKNGTAIITGDKVKSLMPDDIALSVASETLTVPLRDGDKYNQAFIDAGDRLVAVLSGEADPGPPQVTDNVAVESTFATAEDTDTNKGNATAWVIGLLVAATVIPMATYYIYQVFQPSSNG from the coding sequence ATGAAAGAGCTCCTCAATCGAGTTTATAGCTGGAAAAAACGCATCCAACGGCTGCTTCTGCCGACGGTGATGGTTACTCTGGCTTCTTTTGTCTTTGCTGCGTCTGCTTGGGCGACTGGTGTTTATGATATGCCAACCATTAAAAGTGGTGAATCCACTTGGGTTGTTGATCAAGCTGACGTCATCAGCCGTTTAAGTGAAGGTAAGCTTAACAGCACCCTTGAGAATTTAGCAAAGCAAACCGGAAAAGAAGTCAGATTTGTCACAGTTCGTCGTCTTGACTACGGTGAAACTCCGGAGAGCTTCACCAAAGCTCTGTTTGAAAAATGGTTTCCTGCAAAGGAAGCACAAGCAAATCAGATAATATTAATGATTGATGTCGCAAAAAACGGTACCGCAATTATAACTGGCGATAAAGTGAAATCTTTGATGCCAGATGATATTGCTCTGAGTGTAGCTTCCGAAACTTTGACAGTACCATTACGGGACGGTGACAAATATAATCAGGCATTTATAGATGCTGGCGATCGCCTAGTCGCCGTTCTATCTGGCGAAGCAGATCCCGGACCTCCCCAAGTTACGGATAACGTAGCGGTAGAAAGTACCTTTGCAACAGCAGAAGACACCGATACCAACAAAGGTAATGCAACTGCTTGGGTGATAGGACTTTTAGTCGCCGCCACCGTTATTCCAATGGCGACTTACTACATTTATCAAGTGTTTCAGCCATCTTCTAACGGATGA